In Oryzihumus leptocrescens, the following are encoded in one genomic region:
- a CDS encoding NADPH-dependent F420 reductase gives MKIAVLGTGMVGQAVATRLAELGHEVTMGSRDAANPKATDWAAGPGQRIAATFTDAAASAELVVNATAGVASLEALALAGADNLDGKVLLDIANPLDFSNGFPPSLSVVNTDSLGEQIQRDFPGAKVVKSLNTMNCEVMVDPARVGGGDHDVFVAGDDADAKAAVTQLLQGFGWAPEHIHDLGGIASARGTEMYLPLWLSLMGSLGSGNFNIKVVRG, from the coding sequence ATGAAGATCGCCGTCCTCGGCACCGGCATGGTCGGTCAGGCCGTTGCCACCAGGCTCGCGGAGCTCGGCCACGAGGTGACCATGGGCTCACGCGACGCCGCCAACCCCAAGGCCACCGACTGGGCCGCCGGCCCGGGCCAGCGCATCGCCGCCACGTTCACCGACGCCGCCGCCTCCGCCGAGCTGGTCGTCAACGCCACCGCCGGTGTCGCCAGCCTCGAGGCCCTCGCCCTCGCCGGCGCGGACAACCTCGACGGCAAGGTGCTGCTCGACATCGCCAACCCCCTGGACTTCAGCAACGGCTTCCCGCCCTCGCTGTCGGTCGTCAACACCGACAGCCTCGGCGAGCAGATCCAGCGCGACTTCCCCGGCGCGAAGGTGGTCAAGAGCCTCAACACCATGAACTGCGAGGTCATGGTCGACCCGGCCCGCGTCGGTGGTGGCGACCACGACGTGTTCGTCGCCGGCGACGACGCCGACGCCAAGGCCGCCGTGACCCAGCTGCTCCAGGGCTTCGGCTGGGCCCCCGAGCACATCCACGACCTCGGCGGCATCGCCTCCGCCCGTGGCACCGAGATGTACCTGCCGCTGTGGCTGTCCCTCATGGGCTCCCTCGGCAGCGGCAACTTCAACATCAAGGTCGTGCGAGGCTGA
- the mscL gene encoding large conductance mechanosensitive channel protein MscL, with protein MFKGFKDFLMRGNVVDLAVAVVVGAAFTAVVQTLVGNLIKPMLNALGSPTSSGLSFSLKHGGKPIEDATRIDVSAMLNSVITFVITAAVVYFLIVAPMNAIAERRKRGQEPEPKAPAEDILLLQEIRDLLRQRDSV; from the coding sequence ATGTTCAAGGGCTTCAAGGACTTCCTCATGCGCGGCAACGTCGTCGACCTCGCGGTCGCGGTGGTCGTCGGCGCAGCCTTCACCGCGGTCGTACAGACCCTGGTCGGCAACCTGATCAAGCCCATGCTGAACGCCCTGGGCAGCCCCACGAGCAGCGGGCTGTCGTTCTCCCTCAAGCACGGCGGCAAGCCGATCGAGGACGCGACGCGGATCGACGTCTCGGCCATGCTCAACTCGGTCATCACGTTCGTCATCACGGCTGCGGTCGTGTACTTCCTCATCGTGGCTCCGATGAACGCCATCGCCGAGCGACGCAAGCGTGGCCAGGAGCCCGAGCCGAAGGCGCCGGCCGAGGACATCCTGCTGCTGCAGGAGATCCGCGACCTGCTGCGCCAGCGCGACTCCGTCTGA
- a CDS encoding TetR/AcrR family transcriptional regulator, protein MSAARDRILDTAFRLFYARGVRSVGVDTIIAESAVAKATLYKHFPGKDDLVLAYLDRVDAGWRGSLEAAAEAAGPDPRDQLVGMFDALAAACRRDGFHGCAFINTAAQSESGTAVHDRTVRHKAQVREWVQGLAEQAGAADPQTLALSLSLLLDGGLASGVLDGRPEAADAARDAAATLVAAACPRA, encoded by the coding sequence ATGAGTGCCGCCCGCGACCGCATCCTCGACACGGCCTTCCGGCTGTTCTACGCCCGCGGCGTCCGCTCGGTCGGGGTCGACACGATCATCGCGGAGTCGGCGGTCGCCAAGGCGACGCTCTACAAGCACTTCCCGGGCAAGGACGACCTCGTGCTCGCCTACCTCGACCGGGTCGACGCCGGCTGGCGCGGCTCGCTCGAGGCGGCGGCCGAGGCGGCCGGGCCGGACCCGCGGGACCAGCTCGTCGGGATGTTCGACGCCCTCGCGGCGGCGTGCCGGCGTGACGGGTTCCACGGCTGCGCCTTCATCAACACCGCGGCGCAGTCCGAGTCCGGCACCGCCGTCCACGACCGCACCGTCCGGCACAAGGCGCAGGTGCGGGAGTGGGTGCAGGGCCTGGCCGAGCAGGCCGGGGCCGCGGACCCGCAGACGCTGGCCCTGTCGCTTAGCCTGCTGCTCGACGGTGGCCTGGCCTCCGGCGTCCTCGACGGCCGGCCTGAGGCCGCCGACGCCGCCCGGGACGCGGCGGCCACCCTGGTGGCCGCCGCCTGCCCGCGCGCCTGA
- a CDS encoding FmdB family zinc ribbon protein: MPTYAYACTACDHRFEVVQSFSEDSLTECPQCEGRLRKLFNAVGVVFKGSGFYRTDSRSGSSSSVPAAKSESASSSDSSSSASTSGSSSASSTSSSSGSSAKGAGSAA; this comes from the coding sequence GTGCCGACGTACGCCTACGCGTGCACCGCGTGCGATCACCGTTTCGAGGTCGTGCAGTCCTTCAGCGAGGACTCGCTGACCGAGTGCCCCCAGTGCGAGGGGCGCCTGCGCAAGCTCTTCAACGCCGTCGGCGTGGTGTTCAAGGGCTCGGGCTTCTACCGCACCGACTCCCGCTCCGGCTCCTCCTCGAGCGTGCCGGCGGCCAAGAGCGAGTCCGCGAGCTCCTCGGACTCCTCGTCGAGCGCCTCCACGTCCGGCTCCTCGTCGGCGTCGAGCACCTCGAGCTCCTCGGGCTCGTCCGCCAAGGGCGCGGGCTCCGCGGCCTGA
- a CDS encoding DUF962 domain-containing protein — MPRPTCDCPASYTTYEEFWPYYVAMHSRASTRWAHLVGTTLGAATAAHGLVRLRKPSWLLLWPLMGYGAAWPSHFFIEQNNPATFGHPAWSLRGDFEMIRCMLAGRDAELSRIAASWWAEHAHEAAAEPATRPELPVG, encoded by the coding sequence ATGCCCAGGCCCACGTGCGACTGCCCCGCGTCCTACACCACCTATGAGGAGTTCTGGCCCTACTACGTGGCCATGCACTCCCGGGCGAGCACCAGGTGGGCGCACCTGGTCGGCACCACGCTCGGCGCGGCGACCGCGGCCCACGGGCTGGTCCGGCTGCGCAAGCCGTCCTGGCTGCTGCTCTGGCCGCTCATGGGCTACGGCGCGGCCTGGCCGAGCCACTTCTTCATCGAGCAGAACAACCCGGCGACCTTCGGCCACCCGGCGTGGTCGCTGCGCGGCGACTTCGAGATGATCCGCTGCATGCTCGCCGGCCGCGACGCCGAGCTCAGCCGGATCGCGGCGAGCTGGTGGGCCGAGCACGCCCACGAAGCGGCAGCCGAGCCAGCCACCCGGCCGGAGCTGCCGGTCGGCTGA
- a CDS encoding potassium/proton antiporter: MTALTQMAAFTVEELNPALLVGALVLLLSVAAVRLSVRSGLPSLLLYLAIGLAIGEAGLGIRFNSAELTQVLGYTALVLILAEGGLTTHWDGIRRSVAPAALLSTLGVVVSVGVVGVAARLFLDLPWGVALLVGAVLTSTDAAAVFSVLRRVPLPRRITGLLEAESGFNDAPVVILVVALAEQTAPHATSHTWWQLVLIAAAELAGGAAIGLGVGYLGGKALRRIAPASSGLFSLGIVALAVLAYAASAMAHTSGFLAVYLCSLLLGNMDLPHRPAVRGFAEALGWLAQIGLFVLLGLLASPQRLPTQLLPAIVIGLVLLLVARPLSVLVSMTPFRVPWRDQVFLSWAGLRGAVPVVLATVPLTLGTPHVEWLFDLVFVLVVVFTLVQGPTLPWVATRLGLTDPDRLLDLDVESTPLEKLRAELLQVQVGEESRLAGVEVFELRLPKGANVTLVVRGDESFVPAPNTVLRHGDQLLVVATAENRRQVERRIRAVSERGRLAGWVSRPAPPAERRAPLPLRGRARPAGSQRTD, from the coding sequence GTGACGGCACTGACGCAGATGGCCGCGTTCACCGTCGAGGAGCTCAACCCGGCCCTGCTGGTCGGGGCCCTGGTGCTGCTGCTCTCCGTAGCCGCGGTGCGCCTCTCGGTGCGCTCCGGCCTGCCGTCGCTGCTGCTCTACCTCGCGATCGGCCTGGCCATCGGCGAGGCGGGCCTCGGCATCCGGTTCAACTCCGCCGAGCTGACCCAGGTCCTCGGCTACACCGCCCTGGTGCTCATCCTCGCCGAGGGTGGCCTCACGACGCACTGGGACGGCATCCGCCGCTCGGTCGCGCCGGCCGCCCTGCTCTCGACCCTGGGCGTGGTCGTCTCGGTCGGCGTCGTCGGCGTCGCGGCGCGCCTGTTCCTCGACCTGCCGTGGGGCGTCGCGCTCCTGGTCGGCGCCGTGCTCACCTCCACCGACGCCGCGGCCGTCTTCTCGGTGCTGCGCCGGGTCCCCCTGCCCCGCCGGATCACCGGCCTGCTCGAGGCCGAGTCCGGCTTCAACGACGCCCCCGTGGTCATCCTCGTCGTGGCCCTGGCCGAGCAGACCGCACCCCACGCCACCTCGCACACCTGGTGGCAGCTGGTGCTCATCGCCGCCGCCGAGCTCGCCGGCGGGGCCGCGATCGGCCTGGGCGTCGGCTACCTCGGCGGGAAGGCCCTGCGCCGCATCGCCCCGGCCTCCTCCGGCCTGTTCTCCCTCGGCATCGTCGCGCTGGCCGTCCTGGCCTACGCCGCCTCGGCGATGGCCCACACCAGCGGCTTCCTCGCGGTCTACCTGTGCTCGCTGCTGCTGGGCAACATGGACCTGCCGCACCGGCCGGCGGTCCGTGGCTTCGCCGAGGCACTGGGCTGGCTGGCGCAGATCGGCCTGTTCGTCCTGCTCGGCCTGCTCGCCTCGCCGCAGCGGCTGCCCACCCAGCTGCTCCCGGCGATCGTCATCGGCCTGGTCCTGCTGCTGGTCGCCCGGCCCCTGTCGGTCCTGGTGTCGATGACCCCGTTCCGGGTGCCGTGGCGCGACCAGGTGTTCCTGTCCTGGGCCGGGCTGCGCGGCGCGGTCCCGGTCGTGCTCGCCACGGTCCCGCTGACGCTGGGCACGCCCCACGTGGAGTGGCTCTTCGACCTGGTCTTCGTGCTGGTCGTGGTGTTCACGCTGGTGCAGGGCCCCACCCTGCCGTGGGTGGCCACCCGCCTGGGGCTGACCGACCCCGACCGGCTGCTCGACCTGGACGTGGAGTCCACCCCGCTGGAGAAGCTGCGGGCCGAGCTGCTCCAGGTGCAGGTCGGTGAGGAGTCACGCCTGGCCGGCGTGGAGGTCTTCGAGCTGCGCCTGCCCAAGGGCGCCAACGTCACCCTCGTCGTCCGCGGGGACGAGTCCTTCGTCCCCGCGCCGAACACCGTGCTGCGCCACGGCGACCAGCTGCTCGTGGTAGCCACCGCGGAGAACCGGCGCCAGGTCGAGCGCCGGATCCGCGCGGTCAGCGAGCGCGGCCGCCTCGCCGGGTGGGTCAGCCGACCGGCACCTCCGGCCGAGCGACGGGCTCCGCTGCCGCTTCGTGGGCGTGCCCGGCCCGCCGGCTCGCAGCGAACGGACTGA
- the cpaB gene encoding Flp pilus assembly protein CpaB: MTAGAGLLTAPSPTLVDRAQRLLPAGWRGRGRRAAWRRTRARRVLAALLAGLAAWLTLGAVLPQPVPSGVPVVVAAHDLAAGQALTGADLRVARWAPDTRPVGSVAEVTGLVGRRVAAPVSAGEALTPSRLHGPGLLTGLDADQVATHVGVPDARVAALLRPGDHVDVIDNGSGARIGVDLLVLATDPADAGSSSWTGVGSGAPAPGVVLAVTPEQASALARATGAGDLSAGVTLTLRPAG; this comes from the coding sequence GTGACCGCCGGCGCCGGGCTGCTCACCGCCCCCTCCCCCACCCTGGTCGACCGGGCCCAGCGCCTGCTGCCGGCCGGCTGGCGGGGCCGGGGACGGCGGGCGGCCTGGCGCCGGACCCGCGCCCGCCGGGTGCTGGCCGCGCTGCTGGCGGGCCTGGCGGCGTGGCTGACGCTCGGTGCCGTGCTGCCCCAGCCGGTGCCCAGCGGAGTGCCGGTCGTCGTGGCCGCGCACGACCTGGCCGCGGGGCAGGCCCTGACCGGCGCCGACCTGCGGGTCGCCCGCTGGGCGCCCGACACCCGTCCGGTCGGGTCGGTCGCCGAGGTGACCGGCCTGGTCGGGCGTCGCGTCGCCGCGCCGGTCTCCGCCGGCGAGGCGCTCACCCCGTCCCGGCTGCACGGTCCCGGCCTGCTGACCGGGCTGGATGCCGACCAGGTCGCGACCCACGTCGGCGTCCCGGACGCCCGCGTGGCGGCGCTGCTGCGCCCCGGCGACCACGTGGACGTGATCGACAACGGCAGCGGCGCGCGGATCGGCGTCGACCTGCTCGTGCTCGCGACCGACCCCGCGGACGCCGGCTCGAGCTCCTGGACCGGCGTCGGGTCTGGCGCACCCGCACCCGGGGTCGTCCTGGCGGTGACGCCGGAGCAGGCCTCGGCGCTGGCCCGCGCGACCGGTGCCGGTGACCTGTCCGCCGGTGTGACGCTGACGCTGCGCCCCGCCGGCTGA
- a CDS encoding AAA domain-containing protein encodes MTQSQDATPDPDQPEEGSADPRGERVAAAVQAWQRHLVDLGGRNTLLWYRDLPSGTLDLTTAHPGGLAMLLAGRPTRLSDLFREPAALAEARRRARVIRAKTTELHEERGIAAGFVAVGMASWRVAGASRPPAAPVLLRSCVLRPRGASQDDFDLDLGPDVELNPVLEHYLRSEQGLEVDGDALADMATVTGAFDAAPVFSALAAGCEEVPGFTITPRLVLGTFSYAKLPMVADLAAQLDTLADHDVVAALAGDPGALRAVRTSVPPLAVDQEPEREHLVLDADSSQHAVIEAVRSGANLVVKGPPGTGKSQTIANLIAALASDGRRVLFVAEKRAAIDAVVSRLDRLGLGDLVLDAYDGATNRRRLAREVGDTLDRAVEAGEPDTSEVARTLVDRRTRLVEHSRALHEKRQPWGVSAWEAQLALAALSSRPHSPTSHVRIHGDALRSLSRDRVAELSRSLTEAASLGAWTPGLEDDPWYAARVTSPEEAAQALEICSRLGSGGLAAVREQLGATLREAGIPEAGTASAWADAIDALEQVRQTLEVFRPEVFDVPLVDLVAATGTSAYRSEHGIKLGWWARRRLRRQARRLLRPGAVPPDLHTRLQLAQRQRVRWQELAGAGARPEVPLGLEEVERTYATLAGDLAWLGERLAPTSGGGDLLHAPLEELQERLAMLAARPDRLSVVPRVVTVLDELRAAGMGPLVDDLATRGVLVDDVAPEVDFVWWTSLLDDITVRDPAYGAHDGEFLRRIGAEYVEADHAHLDRSVDRVRGAIGRRLREVLADHPDQEALVRAEASKSRRHRPLREMLPRAGDVLTAVKPCWAMSPLVVASVLPPGRWFDVVVFDEASQIPPAQAVSAISRATQVVVAGDERQLPPTSFFTSADDDVSTPETDALTEGFESVLDVLTAALPVRRLTWHYRSLDERLIAFANKEVYHGSLVTFPGTSTDPVVRLELVDGSALAPPGQEAIESTEAEVDRVVQLVLDHARRRPTESLGVIALGLRHAARIEDALRAALADADGVGSFFDESAPERFFVKNLERVQGDERDAIILSIGYGKTPHGRVLHRFGPLNLDGGERRLNVAVTRARRRMTVVAAFGAADLDPNRLKARGALMLRDFLAYAAAGGSPAKVTEALPATAAEAARPGGGEVGATPAPPAGARVRSEATGRALDPLVADFAQRLRWEGLVVHERYGSSEHRLDLAIEDPHRRGRVLLAVETDGPAYAAMTSTRDRDRLRIEQLRRLGWEHVRIWSTDLFRDPARDVARVTAAVRAASKATVLGDNGLTVPPRPADPAVDEGVAEPGAAAEPDTLTPLLPGFDESLEDDVPTPDPTDDTLTDWLDEADAAGDEAVEADAVTPEEVAPVDGQAALLDTGEVTRVGTGAGDGGDGLADGEARDTAQGDVDEGVAGGSEAEREPARPKVSVRRSSLDQTRDDTGWGERRDEDAHDRWLQEQRPPHWE; translated from the coding sequence GTGACACAGAGCCAGGACGCGACGCCGGACCCGGACCAGCCCGAGGAGGGGTCCGCCGACCCGCGCGGGGAGCGCGTGGCGGCGGCGGTCCAGGCCTGGCAGCGTCACCTGGTCGACCTCGGCGGTCGCAACACCCTGCTCTGGTACCGCGACCTGCCCTCCGGCACGCTCGACCTGACCACCGCCCACCCCGGCGGCCTGGCGATGCTGCTGGCCGGCCGCCCGACCCGGCTGTCCGACCTGTTCCGCGAGCCGGCCGCCCTGGCTGAGGCCCGCCGCCGTGCCCGCGTCATCCGCGCCAAGACCACCGAGCTGCACGAGGAGCGGGGCATCGCCGCCGGGTTCGTCGCAGTGGGCATGGCCAGCTGGCGGGTGGCCGGCGCCTCCCGCCCGCCGGCCGCACCGGTGCTGCTGCGCTCGTGCGTGCTGCGGCCGCGCGGCGCCAGCCAGGACGACTTCGACCTCGACCTCGGCCCGGACGTCGAGCTCAACCCGGTGCTGGAGCACTACCTGCGCTCCGAGCAGGGCCTGGAGGTCGACGGTGACGCGCTCGCCGACATGGCGACGGTCACCGGCGCGTTCGACGCCGCCCCGGTGTTCTCCGCGCTGGCCGCGGGCTGCGAGGAGGTGCCCGGCTTCACCATCACGCCGCGGCTGGTGCTCGGCACCTTCTCCTACGCCAAGCTGCCCATGGTGGCCGACCTCGCGGCCCAGCTCGACACCCTCGCCGACCACGACGTGGTCGCGGCCCTGGCCGGTGACCCGGGCGCGCTGCGGGCGGTGCGCACCAGCGTGCCGCCCCTCGCCGTCGACCAGGAGCCCGAGCGCGAGCACCTGGTCCTGGACGCCGACTCCTCCCAGCACGCGGTCATCGAGGCGGTGCGCTCCGGGGCCAACCTCGTCGTCAAGGGCCCGCCCGGCACCGGCAAGAGCCAGACCATCGCCAACCTCATCGCCGCCCTGGCCAGCGACGGCCGCCGGGTGCTGTTCGTCGCCGAGAAGCGCGCCGCCATCGACGCCGTCGTCAGCCGCCTGGACCGCCTGGGCCTCGGCGACCTGGTGCTCGACGCCTACGACGGGGCCACCAACCGGCGCCGGCTGGCCCGCGAGGTCGGGGACACCCTGGACCGGGCGGTGGAGGCCGGGGAGCCCGACACCAGCGAGGTGGCGCGCACCCTCGTGGACCGCCGCACCCGGCTGGTCGAGCACTCCCGCGCCCTGCACGAGAAGCGCCAGCCCTGGGGCGTCAGCGCCTGGGAGGCCCAGCTCGCCCTGGCGGCGCTGTCCTCGCGGCCGCACTCGCCGACCTCCCACGTGCGCATCCACGGCGACGCCCTGCGCTCGCTCTCCCGCGACCGGGTCGCCGAGCTGAGCCGCTCCCTCACCGAGGCCGCCTCGCTCGGCGCCTGGACCCCCGGGCTCGAGGACGACCCCTGGTATGCCGCGCGCGTCACCTCTCCGGAGGAGGCCGCCCAGGCGCTGGAGATCTGCAGCCGGCTGGGCTCTGGCGGGCTGGCCGCGGTGCGCGAGCAGCTCGGCGCCACGCTGCGCGAGGCCGGGATCCCCGAGGCGGGCACGGCCTCCGCCTGGGCCGACGCCATCGACGCCCTCGAGCAGGTCCGCCAGACGCTGGAGGTGTTCCGCCCCGAGGTCTTCGACGTGCCCCTCGTCGACCTCGTCGCGGCGACCGGCACCTCGGCATACCGCTCCGAGCACGGCATCAAGCTGGGCTGGTGGGCCCGGCGCCGCCTGCGCCGGCAGGCGCGACGGCTGCTGCGTCCGGGAGCCGTGCCGCCCGACCTGCACACCCGGCTGCAGCTGGCGCAGCGCCAGCGCGTGCGCTGGCAGGAGCTGGCCGGCGCCGGTGCCCGCCCCGAGGTCCCGCTGGGGCTGGAGGAGGTCGAGCGCACCTACGCGACGCTGGCCGGCGACCTGGCCTGGCTGGGGGAGCGGCTCGCGCCGACCTCCGGCGGTGGGGACCTGCTCCACGCTCCGCTGGAGGAGCTGCAGGAGCGGCTCGCCATGCTGGCCGCCCGGCCCGACCGGCTGTCCGTGGTGCCCCGGGTGGTCACCGTGCTCGACGAGCTCCGCGCCGCCGGGATGGGCCCGCTGGTCGACGACCTCGCCACCCGTGGGGTGCTCGTCGACGACGTGGCCCCGGAGGTCGACTTCGTCTGGTGGACCTCGCTGCTGGACGACATCACCGTCCGCGACCCCGCCTACGGCGCCCACGACGGGGAGTTCCTGCGGCGGATCGGCGCGGAGTACGTCGAGGCCGACCACGCCCACCTCGACCGCTCCGTCGACCGGGTCCGGGGTGCCATCGGCCGCCGCCTGCGCGAGGTCCTGGCCGACCACCCCGACCAGGAGGCCCTGGTGCGCGCCGAGGCGTCCAAGTCCCGCCGGCACCGCCCGCTGCGGGAGATGCTGCCCCGCGCCGGGGACGTGCTGACCGCGGTCAAGCCGTGCTGGGCGATGAGCCCGCTGGTCGTGGCCTCGGTGCTGCCGCCGGGGCGCTGGTTCGACGTCGTGGTCTTCGACGAGGCCTCGCAGATCCCGCCGGCGCAGGCGGTCTCGGCGATCTCGCGGGCCACCCAGGTCGTCGTCGCCGGCGACGAGCGGCAGCTGCCGCCGACCAGCTTCTTCACCTCGGCTGACGACGACGTGAGCACGCCCGAGACCGACGCCCTGACCGAGGGTTTCGAGTCGGTGCTCGACGTGCTCACCGCGGCGCTGCCGGTGCGCCGGCTCACCTGGCACTACCGCTCGCTGGACGAGCGGCTGATCGCGTTCGCCAACAAGGAGGTCTACCACGGCTCGCTGGTGACCTTCCCCGGCACCAGCACCGACCCGGTCGTGCGGCTGGAGCTGGTCGACGGCTCCGCCCTGGCCCCGCCCGGTCAGGAGGCGATCGAGAGCACCGAGGCCGAGGTCGACCGGGTCGTCCAGCTCGTGCTCGACCACGCCCGGCGCCGGCCCACCGAGTCCCTCGGCGTCATCGCGCTCGGCCTGCGGCACGCCGCGCGGATCGAGGACGCCCTGCGCGCCGCCCTCGCCGACGCCGACGGGGTGGGCTCGTTCTTCGACGAGTCCGCGCCGGAGCGGTTCTTCGTCAAGAACCTCGAGCGCGTCCAGGGCGACGAGCGCGACGCGATCATCCTGTCCATCGGCTACGGCAAGACCCCGCACGGGCGGGTCCTGCACCGCTTCGGCCCGCTCAACCTCGACGGCGGGGAGCGCCGGCTGAACGTGGCCGTCACCCGCGCCCGCCGCCGGATGACCGTCGTCGCCGCCTTCGGCGCGGCCGACCTCGACCCCAACCGGCTCAAGGCCCGCGGCGCGCTCATGCTGCGGGACTTCCTCGCGTATGCCGCGGCAGGCGGCTCCCCGGCGAAGGTCACCGAGGCGCTGCCCGCCACGGCGGCAGAGGCGGCCCGTCCCGGCGGCGGGGAGGTCGGCGCGACGCCGGCCCCGCCGGCCGGCGCCCGGGTCCGGTCCGAGGCGACCGGCAGGGCGCTCGACCCGCTGGTCGCCGACTTCGCCCAGCGGCTGCGCTGGGAGGGGCTGGTCGTTCACGAGCGCTACGGCAGCTCGGAGCACCGGCTCGACCTGGCCATCGAGGACCCGCACCGCCGCGGTCGGGTGCTCCTCGCCGTCGAGACCGACGGCCCCGCCTACGCGGCCATGACCAGCACGCGCGACCGGGACCGGCTGCGGATCGAGCAGCTGCGCCGGCTCGGCTGGGAGCACGTGCGGATCTGGAGCACCGACCTGTTCCGGGACCCGGCCCGGGACGTCGCCCGCGTGACCGCCGCCGTGCGCGCCGCGTCGAAGGCCACGGTGCTGGGGGACAATGGGCTCACCGTGCCACCCCGCCCGGCCGACCCGGCCGTGGACGAGGGCGTGGCCGAGCCCGGAGCGGCGGCGGAGCCCGACACCCTGACCCCGCTGCTGCCGGGCTTCGACGAGAGCCTGGAGGACGACGTGCCCACCCCCGACCCGACCGACGACACCCTGACCGACTGGCTGGACGAGGCCGACGCGGCCGGCGACGAGGCAGTCGAGGCCGACGCCGTGACGCCGGAGGAGGTGGCGCCGGTCGACGGGCAGGCCGCGCTGCTGGACACCGGCGAGGTCACCCGGGTCGGGACCGGGGCGGGCGACGGCGGGGACGGGCTCGCGGACGGTGAGGCGCGCGATACCGCTCAGGGCGACGTCGATGAGGGCGTGGCCGGCGGGAGCGAGGCCGAGCGGGAGCCGGCGCGACCGAAGGTCTCGGTGCGTCGCTCCTCGCTGGACCAGACCCGGGACGACACCGGCTGGGGTGAGCGCCGCGACGAGGACGCCCACGACCGCTGGCTGCAGGAGCAACGTCCCCCGCACTGGGAGTGA
- a CDS encoding S-methyl-5'-thioadenosine phosphorylase has protein sequence MTSSPTSGSPRADIGVIGGSGFYEFLEGAERVRVQTPFGEPSDEVVLGSLAGRQVAFIARHGQGHRFPPHKVNYRANLWALRAVGVRQVLAPCAVGSLKPELGPGSVVVPDQVVDRTWGREHTVYDAIGPVVHAGFADPYCPRGRETVARVAREAGKDVTDSGTLVVVNGPRFSSRAESQWHQQAGWSVVGMTAMPEAAIARELAMCFTTIALVTDHDAGVEGGEAVTHEEVLRVFARNIDDLKTVLASTIAAMPPAEPDATATCACRRALDGITLPIELP, from the coding sequence ATGACTTCCTCCCCCACCTCCGGCAGCCCGCGCGCCGACATCGGCGTCATCGGCGGGTCCGGGTTCTACGAGTTCCTCGAGGGCGCCGAGCGGGTCCGCGTCCAGACCCCGTTCGGTGAGCCCAGCGACGAGGTCGTGCTCGGCTCCCTGGCCGGCCGGCAGGTCGCGTTCATCGCCCGCCACGGCCAGGGGCACCGGTTCCCGCCGCACAAGGTCAACTACCGGGCCAACCTCTGGGCGCTGCGTGCGGTGGGGGTGCGCCAGGTGCTCGCGCCGTGCGCCGTCGGGTCGCTCAAGCCCGAGCTCGGCCCCGGGTCGGTCGTCGTGCCCGACCAGGTCGTCGACCGCACGTGGGGCCGGGAGCACACCGTCTACGACGCGATCGGGCCGGTGGTGCACGCCGGGTTCGCCGACCCCTACTGCCCGCGCGGACGCGAGACCGTGGCCCGGGTCGCCCGCGAGGCCGGCAAGGACGTCACCGACAGCGGCACCCTGGTCGTCGTCAACGGACCGCGCTTCTCCTCCCGCGCCGAGTCCCAGTGGCACCAGCAGGCCGGGTGGTCGGTCGTCGGCATGACCGCGATGCCCGAGGCCGCGATCGCCCGCGAGCTGGCGATGTGCTTCACGACGATCGCGCTGGTCACCGACCACGACGCGGGCGTCGAGGGCGGCGAGGCGGTCACCCACGAGGAGGTCCTGCGGGTCTTCGCCCGCAACATCGACGACCTCAAGACCGTGCTGGCCTCCACGATCGCCGCGATGCCCCCGGCCGAGCCCGACGCGACGGCGACCTGCGCCTGCCGTCGCGCGCTCGACGGCATCACCCTCCCGATCGAGCTGCCGTGA